One segment of Streptomyces sp. NBC_00576 DNA contains the following:
- a CDS encoding LacI family DNA-binding transcriptional regulator, which translates to MRPSKPVETQTTPQSTQTATLAEIAREAGVSAPTVSKVLNGRADVAPGTRTRVEDLLRAYGYRRRRAEATRSPLIDLVFHELESAWAMEVIRGVENAAREEGLSVVLSESAGRLTPGRTWADQVAARRPHGVILVLSGLDESQRALLTSRSIPFVVMDPAGDPGDNVPSVGATNWQGGLAATRHLVELGHTRIASISGPSRMMCSRARVDGYRAALETAGLPVDPALLKVGDFHHETGYRAGLELLRSPNRPTAVFAGNDLQALGLYEAARELGLRIPEDLSVVGFDDLPIARLVGPPLTTVRQPLMEMAETAAKLVLNLGKEDGTSGATRVELATSLVVRNSTAAPPAA; encoded by the coding sequence ATGAGACCCTCGAAACCTGTTGAAACGCAGACGACACCGCAGTCCACCCAGACCGCGACGCTCGCCGAGATCGCCCGTGAGGCAGGCGTCTCCGCTCCGACTGTTTCGAAGGTGCTCAACGGCCGTGCCGATGTCGCCCCCGGGACGCGGACCCGTGTCGAGGACCTGCTGCGGGCGTACGGCTACCGGCGGCGCCGGGCCGAAGCGACCCGCTCACCGCTGATCGACCTGGTCTTCCACGAGCTGGAGAGCGCGTGGGCGATGGAGGTCATCCGGGGTGTGGAGAACGCGGCGCGGGAGGAGGGGCTGAGCGTCGTCCTCTCCGAGAGCGCGGGCCGTCTCACCCCGGGCCGCACCTGGGCCGACCAGGTCGCGGCCCGCCGCCCGCACGGTGTGATCCTCGTCCTCTCCGGCCTCGACGAGTCCCAGCGGGCGCTGCTGACCAGCCGCTCCATCCCGTTCGTGGTGATGGACCCGGCGGGCGACCCCGGCGACAACGTGCCCTCGGTCGGCGCGACCAACTGGCAGGGCGGTCTCGCGGCTACCCGGCACCTCGTCGAACTGGGCCACACCCGCATCGCGTCGATCAGCGGCCCCTCCCGGATGATGTGCAGCCGCGCCCGCGTCGACGGCTACCGCGCGGCGCTGGAAACGGCCGGCCTCCCGGTCGACCCCGCCCTCCTCAAGGTCGGCGACTTCCACCACGAGACGGGCTACCGCGCCGGCCTCGAACTCCTGCGCTCCCCGAACCGCCCGACCGCCGTCTTCGCCGGCAACGACCTCCAGGCCCTCGGCCTGTACGAGGCCGCCCGCGAACTCGGCCTGCGCATCCCGGAGGACCTGAGCGTCGTCGGCTTCGACGACCTGCCGATCGCCCGCCTGGTCGGCCCCCCGCTGACGACCGTCCGCCAGCCCCTGATGGAGATGGCGGAAACGGCGGCCAAGCTGGTCCTGAACCTGGGCAAGGAGGACGGCACGTCGGGAGCAACGAGGGTGGAACTGGCAACAAGCCTGGTGGTCCGCAACAGCACGGCGGCACCGCCGGCGGCCTAG
- a CDS encoding ABC transporter substrate-binding protein yields MESNRGRSARSTGTAFSRRWVLGAGASALLTTGLSACGSGEGSGGGGDTITAFVYGDDAVKVQAAAVARFNKSAASKTAKGKIKLEKIPGSDYLPKLRTAMGSPSAPDVFFNWGGGSIKAYQEADKIVDLTDIIENDPVLKNGFLPSVLAAGDLKGRHYGIPMRGMQPVILFYNKTVFAEQKLQPPTTWDQLLDVNTKLKKAKITPFALGGSDLWPELMWLEYLVDRIGGPEVFRRIQDGDAEGWGDPAILKAAEMVKGLVDDGAFGSKFTSVSYVNGGAPAVFAKGKAAMHLMGSWEYSTQLGKFPDFAKSNLGWAAFPKIEDGVGDVRNVVGNPTNYWSINPRTQNKDAAIAFLKDCASEAYAKDLVALGDVPTTSNASALLSSAPNPEYAKFQYDLVQQAPAFTLSWDQALGDELGTKMHTEIGKLFTGKSAPSEFVSACKGLK; encoded by the coding sequence ATGGAGTCGAACAGAGGGCGGTCCGCACGGTCCACCGGCACGGCGTTCAGCAGGCGCTGGGTGCTCGGCGCCGGTGCCTCCGCCCTGCTCACCACCGGCCTCAGCGCCTGCGGCTCGGGTGAGGGTTCGGGCGGTGGCGGGGACACGATCACCGCGTTCGTGTACGGGGACGACGCCGTGAAGGTCCAGGCGGCGGCCGTCGCACGGTTCAACAAGTCGGCCGCCAGCAAGACGGCCAAGGGCAAGATCAAGCTGGAGAAGATCCCGGGCTCGGACTATCTGCCCAAGCTGCGTACGGCGATGGGGTCGCCCAGCGCCCCGGACGTCTTCTTCAACTGGGGCGGCGGCTCCATCAAGGCGTACCAGGAGGCCGACAAGATCGTCGACCTGACCGACATCATCGAGAACGACCCGGTGCTGAAGAACGGCTTCCTGCCCTCCGTACTCGCCGCCGGGGACCTCAAGGGTCGTCACTACGGCATACCGATGCGCGGTATGCAGCCGGTGATCCTCTTCTACAACAAGACCGTGTTCGCCGAGCAGAAGCTCCAACCGCCCACCACCTGGGACCAGTTGCTCGACGTCAACACCAAGCTGAAGAAGGCGAAGATCACTCCGTTCGCCCTCGGCGGCTCCGACCTCTGGCCCGAACTGATGTGGCTGGAGTACCTGGTGGACCGGATCGGCGGCCCCGAGGTCTTCCGGCGCATCCAGGACGGCGACGCGGAGGGCTGGGGCGACCCGGCGATTCTGAAGGCCGCCGAGATGGTGAAGGGACTCGTCGACGACGGCGCCTTCGGCTCCAAGTTCACCTCGGTGTCGTACGTCAACGGCGGCGCCCCGGCGGTGTTCGCCAAAGGCAAGGCGGCGATGCATCTGATGGGCTCGTGGGAGTACTCGACGCAGCTCGGCAAGTTCCCCGACTTCGCCAAGTCGAACCTGGGCTGGGCGGCCTTCCCGAAGATCGAGGACGGCGTCGGCGATGTCCGCAACGTCGTCGGCAACCCCACCAACTACTGGTCCATCAACCCCCGTACGCAGAACAAGGACGCGGCGATCGCGTTCCTCAAGGACTGTGCGTCCGAGGCGTACGCGAAGGACCTGGTCGCCCTCGGCGACGTACCGACGACCTCGAACGCTTCGGCGCTGCTGTCCTCCGCGCCCAACCCGGAGTACGCCAAGTTCCAGTACGACCTGGTCCAGCAGGCACCCGCGTTCACGCTCTCCTGGGACCAGGCGCTCGGCGACGAGCTGGGCACGAAGATGCACACGGAGATCGGGAAGCTGTTCACGGGCAAGTCGGCGCCCAGTGAGTTCGTGTCGGCCTGCAAGGGGCTGAAGTGA
- a CDS encoding carbohydrate ABC transporter permease, with product MSSTVTSGGEKVQRGKVRAGRPSAVWALPAVLFFTFFAVVPMALAFYLSFTKWDGLGDPKPVGLANWQKLLDDPRLTQSLGITVLLTVASWVFQTVVALLLGVWAAGPQRNRAVLSAIFFVPFLLSSTAISILFYALLDPNFGIIQKDTLGSTSGAFLAIVFVGGWQFIPFHTLIYQGGARQIPEVLYQAAAIDGAGRYRQFFSITLPQLRHTITTSTVLLVVGSLTYFETVLILTKGGPGTDTAILPYLMYEAGFKTYDFGYASAIASTLVLAATGLSLILIRLTGFGGMRSTREGM from the coding sequence GTGAGCTCAACGGTCACTTCCGGGGGCGAAAAGGTTCAGCGGGGCAAGGTGCGGGCCGGGCGGCCGAGCGCTGTCTGGGCGCTCCCCGCGGTCCTCTTCTTCACCTTTTTCGCGGTCGTCCCGATGGCCCTGGCCTTCTATCTCTCCTTCACCAAGTGGGACGGCCTCGGCGACCCGAAGCCGGTGGGTCTCGCCAACTGGCAGAAGCTGCTGGACGATCCGCGACTGACCCAGTCGCTCGGGATCACCGTCCTTCTGACGGTGGCGAGTTGGGTGTTCCAGACGGTCGTGGCCCTGCTGCTCGGGGTGTGGGCGGCAGGCCCCCAGCGCAACCGGGCAGTGCTCTCGGCGATCTTCTTCGTACCGTTCCTGCTCTCCTCGACCGCCATCTCCATCCTCTTCTACGCCCTGCTCGACCCGAACTTCGGCATCATCCAGAAGGACACCCTCGGCTCGACCAGCGGCGCGTTCCTGGCGATCGTCTTCGTCGGCGGCTGGCAGTTCATCCCGTTCCACACACTGATCTACCAGGGCGGGGCCCGTCAGATCCCCGAGGTCCTCTATCAGGCGGCGGCGATCGACGGCGCGGGCCGCTACCGCCAGTTCTTCTCGATCACGCTGCCGCAGCTGCGGCACACCATCACCACCTCGACCGTTCTGCTCGTCGTCGGCTCGCTGACGTACTTCGAGACGGTCCTGATCCTGACGAAGGGCGGCCCGGGCACGGACACGGCGATCCTGCCGTACCTGATGTACGAGGCGGGCTTCAAGACATACGACTTCGGCTACGCGAGCGCCATCGCGTCCACCCTCGTCCTGGCCGCGACCGGCCTGTCCCTGATCCTCATCCGGCTGACCGGCTTCGGCGGTATGCGCAGTACGCGTGAAGGGATGTGA
- a CDS encoding carbohydrate ABC transporter permease, translating into MSHDTLPRPTTTDKRPERPRPDGRRRRRHWTRRANPLAGLGSIVWLVIVLVPIYAMLSASLTGPDKALTGNPLKPPTDPTLDNYNTVLNSGFWHLLSNTVIVAVTVVGIVLGLCVPLAYVAVRTRTRWSGAAFRLFLLGVAIPAQAVVVPLYLLIAKLDLYDSLLAVILPTAAFAMPVSVLVLTGTLRDISEDLYEAMALDGASPVRMLFQLTIPLAKGGISTVVIYAALQAWNGFLFPLIFTQSDEPRVLTLGLFNFVSQYGVNIPALLASVVLSGVPIFAVYLVARRALIGGLMGVGGK; encoded by the coding sequence GTGTCACACGACACGCTTCCTCGTCCCACGACGACCGACAAGCGTCCGGAACGACCGCGGCCGGACGGCCGTCGTCGCCGCAGGCACTGGACGAGGCGGGCCAACCCGCTGGCGGGCCTGGGTTCGATCGTCTGGCTGGTGATCGTCCTCGTCCCGATCTACGCCATGCTGTCGGCCTCGCTCACCGGACCCGACAAGGCCCTCACCGGCAACCCCCTGAAACCGCCCACCGATCCGACCCTCGACAACTACAACACCGTCCTCAACTCGGGCTTCTGGCATCTGCTGAGCAACACGGTGATCGTCGCGGTCACGGTCGTGGGTATCGTCCTCGGGCTCTGCGTCCCGCTGGCGTACGTGGCCGTGCGAACCCGCACCCGCTGGTCGGGCGCGGCCTTCCGGCTGTTCCTGCTCGGGGTGGCGATCCCGGCCCAGGCCGTGGTGGTCCCGCTGTACCTCCTGATCGCCAAACTCGACCTGTACGACAGCCTGTTGGCGGTGATCCTGCCGACGGCGGCCTTCGCGATGCCGGTCTCGGTGCTGGTTCTCACCGGCACCCTGCGGGACATCTCGGAGGACCTGTACGAGGCGATGGCCCTCGACGGCGCCTCCCCCGTCCGCATGCTGTTCCAGCTGACCATCCCCCTGGCCAAGGGCGGTATCAGCACCGTCGTGATCTACGCGGCACTGCAGGCCTGGAACGGCTTCCTCTTCCCGCTGATCTTCACCCAGTCCGACGAACCCCGCGTCCTCACCCTCGGCCTGTTCAACTTCGTGAGCCAGTACGGCGTGAACATCCCCGCCCTGCTCGCGTCCGTCGTCCTCTCCGGCGTCCCGATCTTCGCCGTCTATCTGGTGGCCCGGCGCGCACTGATCGGCGGCCTGATGGGCGTGGGCGGCAAGTGA